Sequence from the uncultured Draconibacterium sp. genome:
ATATTTATAGCTTATTTATTGGGAGTAGTAATATTCGGTAGCTCCTTTTACCGTAAAAATAAATCATCTACATCGTTTACGGTTGGTAACAACAACATCCCTACCTGGGTCATATCCATGTCGATTTTTGCCACTTTTGTAAGTAGCATAAGTTATTTGGCGCTTCCCGGACAAGCCTACCTAACCAACTGGAATGTTTTTGTTTTTAGCCTTTCCATTCCGTTTGCAACACTTTTGGCCGTTCGCTTTTTTGTTCCGCTTTACCGGTCGGTCAATAGTCCCTCAGCTTATACTTATCTTGAAAACAGATTTGGACCGTGGGCAAAAATATATGTATCTGCAATGTATCTTCTTACGCAATTGATGCGGGCAGGAACCATTCTTTTCCTGCTGGCTCTAACCGTAAATGTAATAACAGGTTGGAGCATCGTTGTAGTTATTATTATTACCGGATTAAGTGTGATGATTTATTCCTTACTTGGAGGAATTCAGGCTGTAGTTTGGACCGACGCCATCCAGGGAATTATTTTGGTGCTGGGAGCACTGGTCTGTGCCGGATTATTGCTGTTCTCAATGCCCGAGGGACCCGGCCAGTTCTTTTCAATTGCCATGGAGCATCACAAATTTAGTTTGGGGAGTTTTAAACTCGAACTCACCAGTTCAACATTTTGGGTGGTGCTGATCTACGGTCTTTTTATTAATGTGCAGAATTATGGCATCGACCAAAATTACATTCAGCGCTACATGACCGCCAGCTCGGAGAAGGAAGCTAAAAAATCAGCACTTTTTGGAGGGCTGCTTTACGTGCCCGTTTCATTGTTGTTTTTATTTATTGGTACAGCGCTGTTTACTTATTATACAGCCAACCCGGGACTTTTACCGGCAGATATACCAGCCGATAAGGTATTCCCGTATTTTATTGTGAACGGCCTGCCAACGGGTCTAACCGGGTTACTTATTGCATCGGTATTTGCAGCCGGAATGAGTACCATTTCTACCAGCGTAAACAGTTCGGCAACCGTAATCTTAAACGACTATTTTAAGCTTTCATCGAAAGACAAAGACAACGATAAAAAGTCGATGCGGATATTGTACAGTTCATCGTTTTTATTCAGTGTGTTGAGCATCGGCATTGCCATTGCCATGATTAATGTGCAAAGTGCGCTGGAAGCCTGGTGGAAACTGGCATCTATTTTCAGTGGAGGCATGTTGGGATTGTTCCTATTGGGATATTTCTCCAAAAAAGTAAAAAGTAAAGCAGCCGTTATTGGGGTGATCGCCGGGGTTATTATTATCGGATGGATGAGTTTATCGCCATTGTTTTTTACAAGCGATACACTACAACCGTACGCCAGTCCTTTCCACAGTTATTTATCCATTGTGTTTGGTACTACCGCCATATTTATAGTAGGATTCCTGGTTGGAGCAATAATGAGCAAATCAAAAAAATAGAATTATAAAACGTGCAGGAAATGAAACGCCGACAATTTTTAAAAACCTCAGCAGCAGCCGGATTGGTAACAATGATTACTCCCTCTGGTTTGCTTTATTCGTGTAAACAAAACCTTAGTGACACTTTCGGTGGAACATTTCTGAATCCTCCGGCATCGGCAAAACCTTTCACGTGGTGGCACTGGATCAATGGTTTTATAAGTAAAGATGGCATCACCCGCGATCTGGAGGCCATGGCTGAAGTAGGAATTGGTGGCGTTCAGGCTTTTTCTGCCTACATGGACATGCCGCATGGAGAAGCCGATTATTTAAGTCCTTTGTGGATTGAGTTGATGCAACATGCTGGCGAAGAATGTTTGAGACTTGGGCTTGAGTTTGACATACACAATTGTATGGGCTGGAGCTCAAGCGGCGGCAGCTGGATTCCTCCCGAGCTTTCGATGCAAGAGGTGGTGTGGAGCGAGGCTTTTGTTGAAGGTGGTAAAACGGTGAAAGTTCAATTAAAACAGCCATTTAAAAGAATGGACTATTACCGCGATTCAATGGTTGTGGCTTTCCCTTCTGTTTCAACTTCCGAAACGATTAATAATTGGGAACGAAAAGCGAATTATCCCAATGCAGGTTTTCATCCTCAAATTGAGTTGGATACACAGAGTAATAATGGCAAAATTTCAGCATCGGCGATAAATCCGGAAGAGGTAATTGATGTTAACCAATTTATGGATGAAAAGGGGATGCTGAATTGGGAAGCTCCGGCAGGCCACTGGACCATCATACGCTTTGGGCATACCACCACGGGAGTTAAAAACCGTCCATCATCCGGTAACGGACAAGGTCTTGAGGTGGATAAATTTAGCAGCGAAGCACTCGATTTCCATTTCAATTATATGATGGATAAATTGATGCCGGTTTTAAAACCGTTAGCCGGTGATGGGAAGTTGGGCATGTTAATCGACAGCTACGAGGTTAACCTACAGAACTGGACCCAAAATATGCCACAGGAATTTGAAAACAGAAGCGCTTACGAGATTTATAAATTTATGCCGGTACTCGCGGGAAGAATAGTTGGCGACACCAATACTTCGGAACGCTTTCTTTGGGATTTTCGAAAAACATGTGCCGATTTAATGGCTCAAAACTACTACGACCGTTTTGTGGAGCTTTGCAAGCAAAACAACATTATTTCCTCAACTGAACCATACAACAAAGGACCATTTGAAGAGATGCGCGCCGGTGAAAAGATGGATGTGAATTTGGGGGAATTCTGGCTGAAAACCGGGCATTTTTCCCATTCCGTAAAAGTAGCCGCTTCCATACAAAGTATGAACGGTAAAAAAATAGTAGGCGCCGAGGCGTTTACCGGCAGGCCCTTTTATTCCAAATGGCAGGAATATCCCTTCTCGATGAAAACACAGGGCGATTTTATGTATACACTGGGGTTAAACCGCTTTATCTTTCATCGTTACGCCCATCAACCGCATCCTACAGCCGTGCCCGGAATGACCATGGGACAGTGGGGCTTTTATTTCGAACGCACCAATACCTGGTTTTACCAGGGAAAAAAATGGCTGGATTACGCCACGCGCTGTCAGTATTTACTGCAACAGGGAACTTTTGCTGGCGACGTCATGTGTTTCACAGGCGAAGAAGCTCCTGGAGATGATATTACAATGGGTGCCTTGTATCCCGAATTACCGTCGGGTTACGATTTTCAGTTTGCCAACAGAGATATTCTGCTTACAAAAGTGACTGTTAAAGACGGACAAATTACCTTGCCCGATGGGTTGAGTTTTAAATTATTGCTCTTGCCCGATAAAGATTTTCTAACACTGGAACTTGCCCGTAAATTGAAAGAGCTGGTTTTACAGGGAATGATTTTGGTGGGCCCCCGTCCGAAGACCGTCCCCTCGTTAAGGGATTTCTCAAACAGCGAAACCGAATTTAAATCGATTGTTGAAGAATTATGGGGCGCTGAAACAAAATCACCTGTTGACAGAAAAGTGGGCACGGGGCGTGTATTTAGTAACATGCCGCTTAAACAGGTATTTCAAAATCTAAACCTAAAACCTGATTTTGAATTCAGCTCCAAATCGGGTGATGCGCCCATTAATTACATCCACCGTAAACTGGCAGACGGGCACTTGTACTTTGTTGCCAACCGCCGTAGATTTAACGAAGAGTTGGTTTGCAGTTTCAGGCTCGAAGGTTATCAGCCTGAGTTGTGGGATGCGAACACCGGAGAGCGTAAGCCGGTTGCTGTTTATTCTGAAGAAAAAGGTAGTACAACTCTTCCTTTGCAGCTTGAACCCGGAGGTTCTGTGTTTGTGGTTTTCAAGAAGAATAATTTGGCAAAGCGGCTGCTTTCAGTTTCAAAAAATGGCGAAACACTTTTAAGTACATCACATTTTTCCGGGAGCAGTAAGAAAGTAAGTAATCAAATAAGCAATAATTTTTCGGTGAGCCTGTGGGTAAAACCCGAAACCGATGAGGTAATACCCGATGATTTAGGGAGGTATGTGGAAACAACCCGCTACACTTCAAGTTACCCGGTATTTGCGCCTTCAGGCAGGCAACTGTTTGGCGAAGGGCATGCCACTTTTGTGTTATTGGCTGCCCGAAATGGTGTGACTGTATTTGAAAAAGAAGATGAGAATTTGACGGCCGTTTTGATTGCCCGAATGCCCATTTCATCATGGACCCATTTTGCAGTGGTGTACCGCGATGGCCAACCTTCGCTTTATGTAAACGGTAAGTTCATCAAACAGGGTGAAAAATCGGCATTCGTTGTGCACCCTGTAATTGTTGACTACCAAAACAACGACAAATTGTTTTACTACGATGGCGATATTACACCCCCAACCGTATTTGATTATCCAATATCGCAGCCGGAAATAGAAGACCAATTTGAGGCCGGCGTTTCGATTGAAAAAAGCAACAAAACCGTTGAAGCAACATCCGGCGAAGAACCCGGCTTGTTATTCTGGGAGAATGGTGAATATCAGTTGCAGTCCACTTCCGGCGAAACATCAAAAATAGTTGTTGATGAAGTAAGCGATCCCCTTGAATTAAGTGGTGAGTGGACCATAAGTTTTCAGAAAGACCGAGGCGCACCCGGTCAAATTGTTTTACCGGAGCTCAAATCGTTGCACACTCACTCTGACGACGGAGTAAAATATTTTTCAGGTACAGCTACCTATTTTAAAAGCTTTGTCGCTGACCCCTCATTAATTACAAATCAAAAAAGGGTATATCTCGATTTGGGCAGGATTGCAGTAATTGCTGAAGCAGTGCTCAACGGAAAAGAACTGGGTATTGTGTGGAAACCTCCTTATCGGTACGATATTACTGAGATTATAAAGGAAGGTACAAACGAACTACAGATAAAGGTTACCAACCAATGGCCCAACAGGCTAATTGGCGACGAACATTTGCCGGAAGAGAACGAGTTCAAGAAATACGGTCCCAAAGGTTCGGGAATTGTCGATTTTCCCGACTGGTTCAGACAAGGCCAGCCAAAACCTGCCGGTGGACGGGTGGCCTTTGCAACCTGGCGGCATTTCGATAAAGACTCGCCGCTTCTGGAATCCGGACTGATTGGGCCGGTGGAAATTTGCAATGCGGTAGTGAAAAAACTAAGGACATAAATTTTCATTTTCGTAATGAAAACAAAACTCAATGAATTGAAAACAGGTATTAAACAAAATGAGTAAGATGAGTTCCATCCGACAAATAAAAAACAAATAATTAAAGGAAGGGGAAATCTTTCAATAATTAATAAGATAACATTATTTCCTAAATGGAGTGTTAGATTATTGAAGGATATAAAGCAAAAGGATCTAATATTATTGACTGTCAACTAAAGTTTTAATTGTGATTGTGAACGTTAGAAAACAAATTACGCTGTTATTAACTCTGAACCTGTTATTCCTGACTTTGCATACATTTTCAAGCGAAAGGAGGTTTGAACGGATTAATATGTCAATGGGTCTTACACACAACACCGCACTCTGCTTACTTGAAGACCAGGATGGATACATATGGATTGGCACACTCGACGGACTGAATAAATATGATGGTTCGAAAATTGTAACGTTCAAACATGTTTTCGGAGACTCCACTAGTTTAATAAATAACCATATAAACTGTATCGTTCAGGCGAAAAACCGGGATATTTGGATTGGTACTGCTAACGGATTATCCAAATACGACATCCAAAACAAACATTTCAAATCGTATCAGTTCAAGGTTGACGGAGTTACAGTAAACATCAATCACATCAGGACTATTTTTGAGGATGATAATCATATACTTTGGATTGGAACCGCAAACGGAATAATTAAATTCGATGTAAAAAATGAAACGTATGAATATGTATTAATTAACCCGGAAATAAAGGCCACAGAAAACGCGCTTAGAATTATCTTTAAGGATAGAAATGAAAATATTCTATTTGGTACCGACGACGGATTATTCAGATTTACAAACGAGCGTTTTTCTGAAATTGAATTAAACGTGGACAATACAGAAGGGACAAATCTTGTACGTGAGATTGTTGAGGATGACAATGGTTTTCTCTGGTTAGGAACGGAAAAAGATGGAATCATAATCCTAGATTATCAGCAGGGGAGTTACAAGGTCAGGCGAAAAATAAATTCAGAAAACTGTCAAATATCCTCCAATACAATACGCTCCATATTTTTTGAAAATAGTACTACTGTTTGGGCAGGGACTTTTGAAGGATTGAATATTATTAATCTGGAAACAAGCTCCAACAACTTCGATATAAAATCGTGTGATTTAGCGGATGATGTTAGCCATAAATCAATCAGAGATATTATTCCCGATTCGTCGGGCGGAATATGGGTTGCCACTTATTTGGGCGGGGTAAACTATTACAACAAACAAAAAAATCTGTTTAGCCACAGTGTCTGGTTCACCGACAACAATGTCTCCCTTAACAACAATATAGTTTCGGTTTTAAAGGAAGACGGAAACAAATTATGGATGGGAACTGAAGGCGGTGGAATTTACTTATCGCAAGATGGAGGAAATTCAATATCCAAAAGAATAAACTCTGTAAATTCAGACTTACCCCACAATTCAATAAAATCACTGGATATTGGCTATGGAAAACTTTGGATTGGCACCCTGGCGGGCTTTAGTTCGTACGATTTAACTACGCAAAAGGTAAGGAACTACTTTCATAACAAAGAAGACGAAAGCTCGCTTCTCTCAGGACATGTTTCATCCATTTATTTCGAAAATGAAGAACGAATATGGGTAGTAACATTGGGTGGCGGATTGCAGCTTTTTAATGCTGTTACCAATGAATTTAGAACCATTCCGGAATTTAACGGAAGAAATTTTACCTGCTCTTATTTTGATCAGCAAAAAGTGTTGTGGATGGGTACCCAAAACGGCGTATTTGCATACGACACGAAACAGGGAAAGCAAATCGATTTCCAGCGACGGGTTACAAACTGGGACAACAGTTTTACCCACGTTTCTTTTATTACAGGAGATTCTGGTGGCAAAATTTGGATTGGCACATTGGGAAAAGGGCTTTATTTAATTCGGGATAACAGGTTATTTTGGTATAACACGGCAAATAACCTGACTGATAATTCGGTTAATTCCTTGCTGGAGGGGGCGCCAAACCAATACTGGATAGCCACCAACAGAGGACTATCGAAAATTGACTTAACAGAAACTTCGGGCGGTGAGCCAAAGCTAAATTCGGTTGTTTACTCGGCTACTCAGGGCTTGCAAGGGCCGCAGTTTTCACCCAATTGTGCGTTAAAATCTAATTCCGGAAAATTATTGTTTGGAGGCATCAATGGGCTTAACTCCTTTTTTCATTCCGATATCAAAGAAACTGCTTTTCAACCACGGCTTATTTTGGAAGAACTTCGAATTAGAAACCAGCTGATAAATCCCAACAATGAAGCTTCGCCGTTAAACAAACGGCTCAACGATTCTCATAATATCACACTCAAATATGATCAGCGAGAGTTCTCTGTCTATTTTACCGGAATAAACTATATTAATCCGGAGAAAAACCTTTACCGTTATAAAATTGAAAGAGAAAATGATCAATGGACCGAAATTGGAAATCAGGACAATATAAACTTTACCTATTTCCCGGTTGGAACTCATGAAATAAAACTTCAGGTTTCGACCAACCCAAACCAATGGGGCGCTGAATACCATTCGCTGGTGGTGACTGTATTGCCTCCCTGGTGGAAAACAATCTGGGCATTTTTAATATATACGTTTGTTTTGAGTGCCATGCTTATCGTATTTTTCATGCTGTCGCAACGTTGGGCAAAAATGAAAAACCAGTTGGCCATGCAGCAATTTCAACAGGACAAAGAAAATGAACTCTACCAGTTGAAACTTAAATTTTATACCGATGTTTCGCATGAACTTCGCACTCCGTTGACCCTGATTCTTGCCCCGCTCGAAAACCTGGTTTCGAAATCGGATATGCCTAGCCGAATCAAGAACCAGCTGTTACAAATACAAAGAAGCGGATACCGGTTAATGCAATTGGTTAATCAGATTTTGGATTTAAGAAAGCTGGAAACCGGACATGATCATTTGCAGGTTGCCGAAGGAAATATCGTAAAGTTTTTGTCGGAAATAAGTTTGGCATTTAAAGAGGTGGCAACATCAAAAAATATTGAATTTGAGTTTTTACCAGTTCAGCAAAAGTTAATGTTATGGTTCGATCGCGACAAGCTGGAAATCATCATCAATAACCTTTTGTCGAATGCAATAAAATTCACCCCTTCAGGAAAAAAAGTAGTGTTACAACTGGAGAAAGAAACAGACAATCGCACGTTAAGAATTAATGTAACTAACGAAGGCCCCGGAATTCCGGCAGAAGAATTGGATGAGATTTATAAGCGGTTTTATTCAAAAAACGATAAGCATCGGGCAGCGAATTATGGCTCCGGGGTAGGACTGGAACTTACCAAACGAATGGTTGAGTTGCACAAAGGAAATATTTTTGTTTCGAGTACCGATTCGGATACAAATGAAAAGCTAACTACCTTTTCCATATCCTTACCCCTAGGAAAAGAAATATACTCTGTTGATGAAATAGATACTGAATTTAGAAACAGTGAAGATCCCAGCCTCTATACAAATGAAATGCTGCAACGAGAACTGATTTTTATTGATGAAGAAGAAGATTTGTCGATAAACAATAAGTCGGAGCACGAAGAAAAATTGGAAAAACTTTTAATTGTAGAAGATAACCCGGAGGTAAGAAATTTTGTAAAAGTACTTTTCGCCAGCACCTACGAAATAAGCGAAGCTGAAAATGGCGAAACCGGGCTTCAAAAGGCCATCGAAATTAATCCACACTTAATTATAAGCGATGTAATGATGCCTGTTATGGATGGGATTGAATTTTGTCGGCGGATAAAAACTGATGCACGAACAAGCCATATTCCGGTAATCCTTTTAACTGCACGAACTGCACTTACTTTTAAATACGAAGGACTGGAAACCGGAGCAGACGAATACATCACCAAACCTTTCAGTTCAAAATACCTTGAACTTCGGGTGAAAAACCTGATAAAACAACGTACGAATATTCAGGAACATTTTAAGCGGGAAGCCATTTTCGATCCGGGAAATGTTACATTGACTTCGATTGACGAAAAGATTTTGAAAAAAGCGGTTGATTACATTGCAGAACATATTACAGATCCGAAATTGAATGTGAATAAGCTCAGTGCACATATTGGCCTTAGCCGTGTACATTTCTACAGAAAAATTAAAGCATTAACAAACCAAACAGCTGTTGAATTTATACGGAGCGTAAGGTTAAAGAGAGCTGCATTGTTGCTGGAACAAAACAAACTGACCATAAAAGAGGTCCAGAATATGGTTGGTTTCGAAGATGCTAACTATTTCCGCGATTGTTTTAAAGAACAATTTGGTGTAACACCTTCCGAATACGCTTCCAGTAAACTATAAGTAGCTGTAATCCTGTGCGGTAAGCTTTAATCCAGATTGTAAAATGTAACATTCACCTCGTTCTTTTGTTACAATAATTTGCAGCCTACGTTACATTTCCCCCACCTTCATGTAACACCAAACTGGTGATTTATCTGTCCTTATATCTAAGTTTGAATCAACTATTAAACCATACTTATGAGTAGTTCAAAAAAACGACTTCTACTTTCTATACTGGGTAGCGCAATAATCATTGCAGCACTGGTTCTTTTGTTAATTCATTACTTATTATAAAACTATTTTAAATTCTAAATCTTAATCTTATGAAGAAAAACAAAATTCTTTTGAAATCTACTTTCTTGTTTTTATTCTTGATTTTGTTTGTATTTATTGGGAATGCGCAAAACAAGACAATAAACGGAAAAGTTACGGATGAGAGTGGACAAGCACTGCCAGGTGTTACAGTGGTAGTAAAAGGTTCAACTCAAGGAACAGTTACTAATGCCGATGGAGAATACACAATTCCAAATATATCTGAAAATGCCACTCTGGTTTTTTCATTTGTGGGAATGTTCGCGCAAGAAATTGTAGTTGGTAACCAAACAACAATAAATGTTGAAATGGAAGTAAGTACCATTGGAATTGACGAGGTGGTTGCAATCGGATATGGTACACAAAAGAAAAGTGATATTACAGGTACTGTTGCATCACTTACCGAGGACAGACTTGAAATGGTCCCAAATACAAACATCACCCAGGCAATCCAGGGGGCAATTTCGGGTATCCAGATTAGTACAACGTCCGGAGGTGCTTCGCCTAATAATAATTCAATAATGATTCGTGGTAGAAACTCCATTAAAGCAGGTAATAGCCCGCTAATTGTTTTGGATGGATTTCCATACAGTGGTCAATTAGGCGATATTAACCCTGATGACATTAAATCTGTTGAAATCTTAAAGGATGCTTCATCCGCTGCAATTTATGGTTCTCGTGGTGCCAATGGAGTTATTCTTATAACAACAAAAATTGGGAAAGATTCAAAACCAAAAATCTCTTATGATGGGTATTACAACACTCAGAGGCTGACTAATTTTCCGGATCTTTTGACTGGCCCGGAGTTTTATCAGTTTAAGTTAGATCGCAAACCTTCAGAGATGACTCAGACAGAAGAAGATATTTACAATTCAGGAACATATCCCGATTGGAAAGGCCTGGCATTACGTAATGGTAGTAGCCAGAAACACAATATTTCCATTTCAGGAGGAACTGACAGAACCAAATATTATTTTTCTGTAGGATTACTTGATATAAACGGATTGGCAGTCAACGATGACTATATGCGCCTGACCAATCGCATTAATTTAGAGTCGAAAGTAACCGATTGGCTTACTGTTGGTACGAGAAGTACGGTTAGTTATAACGACGAAAGTGGTAAATCACCAAGTATAGGTACTGTTTTACGTATTAACCCTCTTACAAATGCTTATAACGAGGATGGTACACTTACCGTTTATCCGAATCCCGAAAGCACTGCCTGGTCCAACCCCTTAGAGGGAACATTAGCAGCGAACAGTGATTTGACATATCAGTTGGTATCCAATAACTTTGTTAAAGTTGATTTGCCATTTATTAAAGGCTTATCGTATACGCTTAATGGTGGTGTAAGGGTGAAAATTACCGAAGACGACACTTATTATGGCCGAAACACAAAGACTGGTTTGGAAGCCAAGGGCGACGCAGACGTTAACCGGAGTAAATACGCCAACTATACGGTTGAGAACCTTGTGAATTATAGCCGCGAATTTGGAAAGCATAGTGTTTTTGCGACCGGTCTCTACGGATATGAAAAATATGAACGCAATTCGGACAACTTATCCGCTA
This genomic interval carries:
- a CDS encoding sodium:solute symporter, which encodes MNFIDIVIFIAYLLGVVIFGSSFYRKNKSSTSFTVGNNNIPTWVISMSIFATFVSSISYLALPGQAYLTNWNVFVFSLSIPFATLLAVRFFVPLYRSVNSPSAYTYLENRFGPWAKIYVSAMYLLTQLMRAGTILFLLALTVNVITGWSIVVVIIITGLSVMIYSLLGGIQAVVWTDAIQGIILVLGALVCAGLLLFSMPEGPGQFFSIAMEHHKFSLGSFKLELTSSTFWVVLIYGLFINVQNYGIDQNYIQRYMTASSEKEAKKSALFGGLLYVPVSLLFLFIGTALFTYYTANPGLLPADIPADKVFPYFIVNGLPTGLTGLLIASVFAAGMSTISTSVNSSATVILNDYFKLSSKDKDNDKKSMRILYSSSFLFSVLSIGIAIAMINVQSALEAWWKLASIFSGGMLGLFLLGYFSKKVKSKAAVIGVIAGVIIIGWMSLSPLFFTSDTLQPYASPFHSYLSIVFGTTAIFIVGFLVGAIMSKSKK
- a CDS encoding glycosyl hydrolase; the encoded protein is MKRRQFLKTSAAAGLVTMITPSGLLYSCKQNLSDTFGGTFLNPPASAKPFTWWHWINGFISKDGITRDLEAMAEVGIGGVQAFSAYMDMPHGEADYLSPLWIELMQHAGEECLRLGLEFDIHNCMGWSSSGGSWIPPELSMQEVVWSEAFVEGGKTVKVQLKQPFKRMDYYRDSMVVAFPSVSTSETINNWERKANYPNAGFHPQIELDTQSNNGKISASAINPEEVIDVNQFMDEKGMLNWEAPAGHWTIIRFGHTTTGVKNRPSSGNGQGLEVDKFSSEALDFHFNYMMDKLMPVLKPLAGDGKLGMLIDSYEVNLQNWTQNMPQEFENRSAYEIYKFMPVLAGRIVGDTNTSERFLWDFRKTCADLMAQNYYDRFVELCKQNNIISSTEPYNKGPFEEMRAGEKMDVNLGEFWLKTGHFSHSVKVAASIQSMNGKKIVGAEAFTGRPFYSKWQEYPFSMKTQGDFMYTLGLNRFIFHRYAHQPHPTAVPGMTMGQWGFYFERTNTWFYQGKKWLDYATRCQYLLQQGTFAGDVMCFTGEEAPGDDITMGALYPELPSGYDFQFANRDILLTKVTVKDGQITLPDGLSFKLLLLPDKDFLTLELARKLKELVLQGMILVGPRPKTVPSLRDFSNSETEFKSIVEELWGAETKSPVDRKVGTGRVFSNMPLKQVFQNLNLKPDFEFSSKSGDAPINYIHRKLADGHLYFVANRRRFNEELVCSFRLEGYQPELWDANTGERKPVAVYSEEKGSTTLPLQLEPGGSVFVVFKKNNLAKRLLSVSKNGETLLSTSHFSGSSKKVSNQISNNFSVSLWVKPETDEVIPDDLGRYVETTRYTSSYPVFAPSGRQLFGEGHATFVLLAARNGVTVFEKEDENLTAVLIARMPISSWTHFAVVYRDGQPSLYVNGKFIKQGEKSAFVVHPVIVDYQNNDKLFYYDGDITPPTVFDYPISQPEIEDQFEAGVSIEKSNKTVEATSGEEPGLLFWENGEYQLQSTSGETSKIVVDEVSDPLELSGEWTISFQKDRGAPGQIVLPELKSLHTHSDDGVKYFSGTATYFKSFVADPSLITNQKRVYLDLGRIAVIAEAVLNGKELGIVWKPPYRYDITEIIKEGTNELQIKVTNQWPNRLIGDEHLPEENEFKKYGPKGSGIVDFPDWFRQGQPKPAGGRVAFATWRHFDKDSPLLESGLIGPVEICNAVVKKLRT
- a CDS encoding two-component regulator propeller domain-containing protein, with amino-acid sequence MSMGLTHNTALCLLEDQDGYIWIGTLDGLNKYDGSKIVTFKHVFGDSTSLINNHINCIVQAKNRDIWIGTANGLSKYDIQNKHFKSYQFKVDGVTVNINHIRTIFEDDNHILWIGTANGIIKFDVKNETYEYVLINPEIKATENALRIIFKDRNENILFGTDDGLFRFTNERFSEIELNVDNTEGTNLVREIVEDDNGFLWLGTEKDGIIILDYQQGSYKVRRKINSENCQISSNTIRSIFFENSTTVWAGTFEGLNIINLETSSNNFDIKSCDLADDVSHKSIRDIIPDSSGGIWVATYLGGVNYYNKQKNLFSHSVWFTDNNVSLNNNIVSVLKEDGNKLWMGTEGGGIYLSQDGGNSISKRINSVNSDLPHNSIKSLDIGYGKLWIGTLAGFSSYDLTTQKVRNYFHNKEDESSLLSGHVSSIYFENEERIWVVTLGGGLQLFNAVTNEFRTIPEFNGRNFTCSYFDQQKVLWMGTQNGVFAYDTKQGKQIDFQRRVTNWDNSFTHVSFITGDSGGKIWIGTLGKGLYLIRDNRLFWYNTANNLTDNSVNSLLEGAPNQYWIATNRGLSKIDLTETSGGEPKLNSVVYSATQGLQGPQFSPNCALKSNSGKLLFGGINGLNSFFHSDIKETAFQPRLILEELRIRNQLINPNNEASPLNKRLNDSHNITLKYDQREFSVYFTGINYINPEKNLYRYKIERENDQWTEIGNQDNINFTYFPVGTHEIKLQVSTNPNQWGAEYHSLVVTVLPPWWKTIWAFLIYTFVLSAMLIVFFMLSQRWAKMKNQLAMQQFQQDKENELYQLKLKFYTDVSHELRTPLTLILAPLENLVSKSDMPSRIKNQLLQIQRSGYRLMQLVNQILDLRKLETGHDHLQVAEGNIVKFLSEISLAFKEVATSKNIEFEFLPVQQKLMLWFDRDKLEIIINNLLSNAIKFTPSGKKVVLQLEKETDNRTLRINVTNEGPGIPAEELDEIYKRFYSKNDKHRAANYGSGVGLELTKRMVELHKGNIFVSSTDSDTNEKLTTFSISLPLGKEIYSVDEIDTEFRNSEDPSLYTNEMLQRELIFIDEEEDLSINNKSEHEEKLEKLLIVEDNPEVRNFVKVLFASTYEISEAENGETGLQKAIEINPHLIISDVMMPVMDGIEFCRRIKTDARTSHIPVILLTARTALTFKYEGLETGADEYITKPFSSKYLELRVKNLIKQRTNIQEHFKREAIFDPGNVTLTSIDEKILKKAVDYIAEHITDPKLNVNKLSAHIGLSRVHFYRKIKALTNQTAVEFIRSVRLKRAALLLEQNKLTIKEVQNMVGFEDANYFRDCFKEQFGVTPSEYASSKL
- a CDS encoding TonB-dependent receptor, with the translated sequence MKKNKILLKSTFLFLFLILFVFIGNAQNKTINGKVTDESGQALPGVTVVVKGSTQGTVTNADGEYTIPNISENATLVFSFVGMFAQEIVVGNQTTINVEMEVSTIGIDEVVAIGYGTQKKSDITGTVASLTEDRLEMVPNTNITQAIQGAISGIQISTTSGGASPNNNSIMIRGRNSIKAGNSPLIVLDGFPYSGQLGDINPDDIKSVEILKDASSAAIYGSRGANGVILITTKIGKDSKPKISYDGYYNTQRLTNFPDLLTGPEFYQFKLDRKPSEMTQTEEDIYNSGTYPDWKGLALRNGSSQKHNISISGGTDRTKYYFSVGLLDINGLAVNDDYMRLTNRINLESKVTDWLTVGTRSTVSYNDESGKSPSIGTVLRINPLTNAYNEDGTLTVYPNPESTAWSNPLEGTLAANSDLTYQLVSNNFVKVDLPFIKGLSYTLNGGVRVKITEDDTYYGRNTKTGLEAKGDADVNRSKYANYTVENLVNYSREFGKHSVFATGLYGYEKYERNSDNLSAKGFPHDILKWYGASQAELIVPSISYESTRLISQMLRFNYTYDSRYMLTVTGRRDGYSGFGNDTKWGLFPSLALGWNIANESFFAPKDIINTLKLRASWGQNGNQAVGAYETISRMTTQDWVSGASTMPGYRPNKLGEDNLGWETTESMNFGLDFGLWNNRVYGDINYYISNTTDLLLNRSISAVHGLTSVTQNIGETKNTGMEFSIHSTNVNLNDFKWSTSLNLTFMKNEIVALYGLLDEEGNEMDDVGSKWFIGEPIQVYYDHKVIGVWQLDEADEAAKYGSEPGWVKLEDTNQDDVIDSEDLQILGQRDPSTLWGMTNTFEYKNFVLNIFIHGMRGAIKVNDYLEDDVWTDVTRNTVKKNWWTPDNPTNDFYANDEDAAKMSGQYATYYEKSDFIRIKDISLAYNLPESVLERVGMNKIQIYTTARNLATFTNYGGMDPELGGQRGIPLQKEFVIGLNIGL